CATCGCCGTCACCACGAGCTGGAACTGGCCGTTCTTTTCCAAAACAAGCAGTTTCGTATTCGCGGACAGCTTGCTTGCCATATCGACTTCCACTTCAACGGTTTCCGAACGGTCTCCGTAACGGGCCGTAATGGTCGCCTTGCCGCTGCCGTAAGCTTTGATAGTGCCGCTCGTAACTTTGGCGATCTTGTCCGACGAGGTGCCCCATTCAGCCTCATCCGTTACGTTTTTCTGCTTGCCGTCCTTAAAGGCGGCTGTCAGCGTAACGGTGGCCGATTGCCCCTCCTGCAGCACCAGCTTGCTTTCGCTTATGGTAAGACCGGAAACTTCGCCGACCGTTACCGTGACGGTCGCGGTTTTATCGCCGTATTTGGCGGTAATTGTCGCGGAGCCTCTGTCCAGCGCACTGATCAAACCTTTTTTCACATCCGCAACCGAAGCTGCCTTGGAGGACCATTCCGCTTTCTGCGTCACGTCTTCGGTCGTACCGTCGGGGTAAGTGACCGTTACGGTCACCTGCTCGGTATCCCCGGCCTGCAGATTCAGCTTCGTCTTGCTGGCCGCAATCGTCGTCGCTTGGTCGACTTCGACCTGAACCGCAGCCGTTCTGGAGCCGTACGCCGCCGTTACGACGGCCTTGCCCGACTTGTAGCCCGTGACCTTGCCTTTGCTGGCAAGAGCGATATCTTCATTGTCCACGCTCCAGGCCGCCTTGTCGGTCACGTCCGCGGTCGTACCGTCCGCATACAGTGCGGTCACCGTCAACTGCTCGGTTCCTCCGGCACGCAGGTCGAGCGACGTTTTGCTTACGGTCAGCTTGCGCGGGGTAGCCACATCGACCGTCACGGTAACGGTCTTGTCTCCGTATTTGGCGGTAACGACCGCCTGGCCCATTTTATTGCCCGTGATCTGGCCCTTGTTTACGGAAGCGACATTGCCGTTGTCCGTCGACCAGTCCGCTTTGCCCGTTACATCCTCCGCCGTTCCGTCCTCGAAGGTCGCGGTCAGCTTCAGCTGCTTCGAGCCGTTTTCCTTCAAGTACACATCCGTCGCATCGAGCTCCAGCTTGCGCGCAAGCTCCACGACAACGGTCGCTACCGCCGATTTCTCGCCGTATTTGGCCGTCACGGTGGCTTGACCGCTGCCATAAGTCGTAATTTTGCCGTTCGTGACGGAAGCGACGTCTTCTTGATCGACGGACCATTCGGCCTCAGCCGTCACGTCCTGCTTGCTTCCGTCGGCCAAAATCGCCGTGAGGGTAAGCTGCTCCGACTGCCCGCTGCGCAAGCTCACGCTTTTTTTGTTCAAGGTCAAGCTGCGCGCCACATCGACATCGACGACCGCCTGCACCGACGCCGTGCCGAATTTCGCCGTGATCGTCGCTTCGCCCGCTTTGTAGGCGGTGACCGTGCCTTTGTTCGCATAGGCGACCGCTTCGTTGTCGGAAGTCCAGGATGCCCGCTGGGTCACATCCTCCTTCGTTCCGTCGGCGTACGTCGCCGTCAGCTTGATTTTCGCGGTATTCCCCGTTTTCAGTTGAATCGAAGTCACGTCCATCTCCAGCTTGCGCGGCGTTTCCACATCGACGTTGATCGTCGTCGACTTGCCACCGTAGCTGGCGGTGACGGTCGCTTTGCCGCTGGAGTAACCGGTCACCTTGCCTTCATCCACACCGGCCACGTCTTCGTTGTCCGACGACCATGTAGCCTTAGCGGTTACATCGTCCGACGTACCGTCGGCATACACCGCTGTCAGCTTGATTTGCTGGGAGTCGTTCGTCCGCAAAAACAAGTCCGACTGATCCGCGTCAAGCCGCTTCGCCACATCGACGCTGACGACGATGGAAGCGGTTTTGCTGCCGTATTGCGCCGTAATCGTCGCTTCACCCGTTCCATAAGCGGTAATGAGGCCTTTAAACGCGTCGGCGATGTTTTCCTTATTGGACGACCATTCGGCTTTGTCGGCGATGTCCTCGTAGTCCCCGTTGTCGAACAAAGCCATCAGCTTGATTTGCTGCGTCCCTCCGACCTTCAGGATGAGATCGGTCTTATCCGGATCGAGGCGCCGCACCGGATCGACCTCAACCGCCACGGTGACGACCTGGCTGCCGTATTTGGCCGTAACCGTCGCCGTACCGCTGCTTACGCCGGTAATGAGGCCGTCGCTCACCGTCGCGACGCCGTCGTTCGACGTCGACCAATCCGCCTTGCTCGTCACGTTGGCGGTCGTCCCGTCCGTATACGTGGCCATCAGCGTGATCTGATCCGACGCGCCGGCGCGGAGCGAGCTCGCCGTTTTATTTTTCGTCAGGCTGCGCACTTTCTTGTCGACGGTCACATTGACCACTACCGTTTTGCCGGAATAGGTCGCCGTAATAATCGCCGTGCCTTCGGCTTTGGCGGTGATCACTCCCGCGTACGCCCCCGCCACGGTCGGAGTACTCGACTGCCAGTCCGTCTTGATCGTTACATTCTCCGTCGCGCCGCTCACATAAATGGCGGTCGCGCTGAGCTGATACGTATCGCCGATTTCCAGCGACAGGTCATTTTTCGACAGCACCAGACGGGAAATTTCATCGGCCGCCCAAGCTTGTCCGCACAAGCCGAAGAGCATCGCGATAATGGTAACGACGCTTCCCCATCTGCGATATAATCTGTTTTTCAAAAAGCGCACTCCTTCCTGTTCGTTCAAGATCATAAACTGTATGTACATGAATAAAAATACCAAAGTTGTATGAACTCTATATGAACTGAACATGAACAGGAAGCGACGAAACCGGGCGGGAAACGGCAGGCAATACGCTCTTGGAGACTGGCTTCCGCCCGAAGAAGAGCCGCCGTTTGTTCACACGGACAATGGCTCCGTTATTTTTTCGCGAATAAACGTTAGCGACGACCGATCGGACATACGTTCCGTTATTTGAGCTTGCACGAACCGTTTTGCGCACAATTTCGGCCGATAGCGGATTCTCTGTCCGCGAGATCAGGATAACCGGCCGGCCAGAACAAATAACGGATCCTATGTCCTCAGCAGCATTTGCGTAAACGCCGGAGCTGCGTGCATCACTTTAGGGAATTCAAATGCTCGAGCGTTGAGGAGCATAATCAAGCCGGACTCTCCTGCTCCATTTCACGCAGCAGCCGGTGGTCGGCCTTTCTGCGTTTCCTCGACTTTGCCTGGGCCCGCAGCGTTTGTATCGACAAGACGATGCCGCTCACGGTTAAAAAGATCAGTCCGATCGCGGTCAGATCGGCCAATATCTTTACGTTGGTCCCGCCGACCCTGCCCTCGTGCAGCCCTTTAATCATGCCGTACAGGCTGGAGACGGCTTTTGCGCCAACTCCCGCTCCTTCGCCGTTTTGACGCGCAGCCGGGGCTGCGCTACCCTCGGCGGCCGCGGATGGCGAGCCTGCCGCGAACTGTGAACTCTGCGCCTGTCCTTCCGCTTGGCCCTGCGTTTGTCCGGACGAACCGTTCGCGGACAAAGCGGCTCCGCCCGGCGCGGCCTGCGACTGAACCGCCATCTGCGGACGCATGCCTCCGCCTTCTCCTTTTCCGGCTCCGACGAGCCACGGCTCCGATAAAATAAGCCCGGTCACCGATTCGACCAAAATAAATACCGAGCAGATGAAACCAATCCATAAATGCAGCTGTCTGTTCTTTTTCATTGTGTATGCCTCCCAGTGTTGTTTGGATAATGTCATTATGCTGCATCATCCTGAATTGAACTTGACGATGGGCTGAAATGTCGCTGAACGGCGGGCTCAGGTACGTTCAGCGTTCATTCAGGGAGCTTTAAGAATGAAGAAGCCGCCCCAGCGGGACGGCTTCATTTTTTAGATGGCGGCTCTTTTCTTCGGCGCACTTCGGGCCTTCTCCTGCGAAAGCTGACGGATCAGCTCCAGCAGCTGCGGGCGCAAATCGCTGCGCGTCAGGCCCATTTCGAGGATCGCTTTGACGCAGCCGAACTTGTCGCCCACATCGTAACGCTCTCCCCGCATGTCCAGCGCCATCAACCCTTCGGCCCGGCAGGCGATGCGCAGGGCGTCGGTCAGCTGGTACTCGCCTCCCGTTCCCCGCTCCATCGTCTCCAGCACGGTGAGAATCGACGGCTTCAGGATGTACCGCCCCATGATCGCGACGTTCGAAGGCGCCTCGACAGGACGTCTTTTGTTTATTGCCTTATTGCTTCAAAGTTGCGACCAAACGTTTGGCCGAACCGCCAGCTGTAGGGATATCTTCGTAAATCCGGATCGTCACCGGGAATTCGAACTGCTCGGACTTGATGCTGCCGAAATCGATCGTCTGCATGCCGCTGATCAGCTTGTTTGCGCCCTGCAGCGTTTGCGTCGTGCTGCCGAGCACGCGGCCGAGCGAATCGACCACCTCAAACTCGAGCGTCGAGAACGAGTCGTCGGTGATGACCTCATCCGTTTTCTGTACATCGAGGTTCAGCTTCAGCTTGTAATAATAGCTTCCGCTGTTATACTGCTCGGACAAAATCCAGTCTTCGATTTTCACGTTGAACGGATAAACGGAAAGCACTTTCTGCGGCGCGGTCGGATCTTCCTCTCCGGTTTGGCTCACCGCCACCTGGTATTCGGAGATCGGCACCTTGATCTTGGATGAGTTCGACGGATCCAAAATGCTCAGCTTGAACGTACCTGTTGCGGAAGGTGGAAGCAGATACGAATAGCTGTAGACGTAAGCCGTATTCGGAATCAGCTGAGTCAGCGTCGTCGTTTGCTTCGTGCCCGGATACGAGGTGCCCGACGCGTCAGTCAAGGACGTATCGAACGAAGGCAATGCCAGCGTATCGCTGCTCTTGTTCAAAAGCTTGAATTTGGCGACAACCGTCTGGAACCCGTTTTCCGCATTCGTATGAGCGTTCAGCTCGACGACCGACATCTCCAAATTCGAATCAATCAGATGGCTGCCTGCGTTAAACACGAAAGGCTGGCCCAATGTGTACTGCGGAAGCTGCCCCATATCCGTGACGGAGGCCAGACCTCCGGACAAGCTGACGGCGATGATCGGAATCGCACCGGACGTGCTGCCCGCGGATGATGAAGACCCGCTTGCTTGACTCGACGAGCCGGAAGACGTCGACGACTGGGACGAGCTGGAGCTGCTTGAGCCGCTTGAGCCGGAACTGGAGTTTGAATTCGCATTCGAGGAACCCGAAGAGCTTCGCGACTCGGAAATGACAAACTGCAGCTGATCCGGGGAAGCGCCGTCCGGCAGCTCTGCAGCGAACTTATAGACGCCGGCTTCCCCTGCCACGATGTACGTTTCCGGTGTCATGACCGTTGTGGCATTCACGGCGAGCGTATCGGCTTTCGAAATGAGCGTACCCTGCAAAGTCGGCGACTGCAGCGTCGTTTTGCCGTCGTTATGCAGCACCGCTGTAATCACGGCTTGTTTTTTCCCGGAAACCTCCTGCTGCTCGGCCTTCTGAACCTCCAGGGAAATGCCCTGCCGGTCCTGGAACGCATAACTCACCTTCTCGCCCGGCTGATTCAGCTGGAACAATGATGCCAAAGCCAGCTTGCCGAACGCGGAGACTACGGAATTGTCGCGGGACAAGACCAGTGCGAGCGCACTTGCGTCAGGCTGCGTTTCCATGGTGGCCGTCAGCAGAATATGCTTGGTTTGCCCGACACCTACAGTGGTTCCGTCAACCGCATTGGCGGTCATCAGAAACGTTCTGCCCTGCCCGTCCTGAAGCAAATATTTGAGCCCGGCAGGAATCGTTACGCTCTCCGAACCGGTAGGGGACGCCGTAACGTCGACCGAAATATCCCACTTGCCGTCCTTCGGAACCGCAATCGCCTTAACCGCCTGGAAGGCGACGAAAGAGCTGCCGGTCAGCGTCGTGTCCACATCGGCCAGATTGACGACGAGCTGATGAGCCTGCTCGCGCAGCGATTGCGCATTGGCTACGCTGAGGGATCCGATGTCAGTGAGCTGCGAGCCGTTCCGTTCAAAAATCGTGACCTTCAGGTCGGAGGAAGCCAGCCCGCCCGGAACGGTGGCCACGTAATAGAAGTTTGCGCCCGTATGCGCGGCAACCAGAGCGTCGGTTTTTTGGCTCAGCTCCGCGTAGTAGCTGCCGCCGGCGGCGGACGTCACTTTAACGCCGTAGTGGTTAAAATCTACAGTGGATTCGCCGTCGTTATTCAGTTTGACGTTAAATCTCATCATCTGGGTATCGGTGCCTTGGGAAAGCGTCACATCCTCCAGGGTAAAATAAACCGAGCTGTTGATGAATACCCCTTCCTTGCCCGCATATGTCGTGTTCGGCGGACAAACCGCAAAAGCCAGGCACAGCAGCGTAAAAACAAGAAATGCGGTAAGGACGATACGCGCCGTTTTCCAAAGATCGGGTCGATGTATGTTCATGGGAGTACCTCCTGAATTTTTAAAATGAGGATCAGTCCGTGCGCAGAGCGTCGATAGGCCGCAGCTTGGAGGCTTTGTTCGCCGGATACAATCCGAATATGATGCCGACAAGGACGGAAAACAAAAAGGCGTACATACAAATATCAAGAGAAATGATGGTCATTTGCTTCGGGTTGATCAGCGGCCATAACTTGGCCAGCCCGACCCCGAGCACGAGGCCGATCAGCCCGCCGAAGCCGCTGATGACGACCGCCTCGACGAGAAATTGCATCAGGATGTTGCGCCGCTTGGCGCCGATCGATTTGCGGATCCCGATTTCCCGCGTCCGCTCGCTGACCGTCACGAGCATGATGTTCATAATGCCGATGCCGCCGACAAGCAGCGAGATGCAGGCAACGCTGACGAGCTGGCTGGTGAGCGTGCTCGCCGCTTCGGTCCGCGCCGTCAGCAGCTGGTCCTGGTTGAGAATGCGGAAGCCGTTCGAGCTTTTGAATTTATAGGTTAAAAAAGAGGTGATCGTGTTTTGCGCCGTTGTAATATCGTCCTTCGACGTGGCCTCGACATATGCGGTGCGAATGCTGCCGATGCCAAGCTGGCGCTGTGCAGTCGTCAGCGGAACGATGACCATGTCGTCGGCCGACGTGCCGCCGAGGCTGGAGCCCTTCTTGTTCAGCGTGCCGACCACCGTAAACTGGATACCGTTCACGTTGATCGTCTTGTCGATCGGATTCACACTGCCGAACAGCGCATCCACCACATTGGCACCGAGAACGGCCACATTCGTCCGCAGATCAAGGTCCGCCTCCGTAACAAACCGCCCTGCCTTGAGCGTCGACTTCAAAATCGACAAATACCGCTCGTTGGTCCCCATCACCGTATATTTCGAATCGTCCTCCGTATCGTATTTCACGCTCGATTTGACGTTCAGGCTGGAGGACACCGACGGGGCGATGCCGTTAATTTCCGGAAATCCTTCGAATTTCATAATTTCATTGTAGTCGAGCTGTGTGGCGCGCCCCTGGTTCATCACGTTGACGACAAGCAGGTTCGTTCCCATGTTTTCATACTGCTGCTCGATTTGCGCCGACGTGCCTCTGCCGATCGATACGAGCGTAACGACCGAGCTTACGCCGATGATGACGCCGAGCATCGTAAGCAGCGTCCGCATCCAGCTGGCCGTAACGGTTCTGAGCGCCATCTGGATCAATTCGGTGATTTTCATACCGTCGCCTCCATTGCCTCTTTGCCCGGCGACTGCCGTTCATTGATCATATCTCCGACGATGAGGCCGTCCCGGATCGTTACAATTCTTTTGGCATGCTCCGCAATGTGCAGGTCATGCGTAATCAGCACGATCGTATTGCCCGATTCGTTGAGCTGAAGCATCAGCTCCAGCACCTCTTGCCCGGTCTTCGAATCGAGCGCCCCGGTCGGTTCGTCGGCCAGCAGCAGCGACGGACCTACGGCGAGCGCTCTGGCAATCGCCACGCGCTGCTGCTGCCCCCCCGACAGCTGGCTGGGGCGGTGATCGGAACGGGCCCCCATGCCGAGGTTCTCCAGCATCTGCTGCGCGCGCTCTCTTCGCTCCTTCTTCGGAACGCCGGAATAAATCATCGGCAGCTCCACATTTTCCAGTGCGGTCAGCCGCGGCAGCAAATTGAACTGCTGAAAAATAAAGCCGATTTTCCGGTTGCGCAGCTCCGCGAGCGCATCGTCGGACATTTTTTCGGTAGCGACGCCGTCCAGCGTGTAGGATCCGGAGGTCGGCACGTCGAGCAGGCCGATCGTATTCATCAGCGTCGATTTTCCCGACCCGCTCGGACCGACGATTGCGACGAATTCCCCGGTATCTACGGAAAGCGAGATGCTCTTCAAAATCGGCAGCTCCTCGGAGCCCCGGTAATACGTTTTACGGATGTCCTTAAGCTCAATCATGCTCATATGGGGTTCCCCTCCCTTCGGCCATTAGAATCCCGGCGGCGGACCTCCGAAACCTCCTGCGCCTGCTCCGCCCGTATTGCTCGATCTGTTATTGCCGCCCGTGCTGCCGCTGTTCCGGTTGCCCTGCTGGAACTGGTTGCGCATTTGCTGGATTTCCTGCTCGGACAGCTTTCCTCTTTGCGTTGCGCCCTGGATGACGATCGTATCGCCTTCCTTGAGACCGTCGGTAATCTCGATCAGCGTGCTCGTGTTCGCGCCGATCTTCACTTCGTGATCCGCTTCGATCGTACCGTCGGCTTTTTTCAAAGCAACAACCCGCTTGCCGTTCCGCTGCTTGACCGCTTCCACGGGGACGACAAGCACATCCTTTTTATCCTGGATCAAAATATCCGCCGTCGCCGTCATCGTGTACTTGAGCTCCGACGTGTTTTTCAAGGTCACGACCGCGGTATAAGTCGTTACTCCGTTGCTGACCGTACCGACGGTCGATACTTGCGTAACCTCCCCTTGGAACGTTTTGCCCGGAACCGCATCAACCTTCACTTCGGCTTTTTGCCCGACCTGGATTTTCGGCAAATCCAGCTCGTCGACCTTGATCGGTAATTGCAGGTAGTCGAGGCTCGCTACCGCGCCGAGCGCGACATTGTTTTCAATCGTCGTTCCGACCGGATAAGAAGCGAGCACGTTTTTCTTCTGATCGGCAAAGTCGGTGGAGAAGATGCCGTCGAACGGAGCGTAAACCTTCAGCTTCTCCATTTGATCCTCGAGATCCTTCACCGTTTTCGTCTGCTGGGTAATCTGGTTTTGCTTGTTCGTAATATCTTTCTGCAGCGTATCGCTGACGATCGTGCCGATAAGTTCGCCTTTGTTCACTATTCGGTTTTCCTTGATCGCCAGGTGATCGATCGTGCCGGAAACGCCGGCGAGAACGTTCACCGTTGTTTTATATTGAAGTGTCCCTTGGGCTTTGGAGTCCACCTTCAAGCCGCCGATGGTTACGGTTCCTTTAACGGTTTGCCCCGCGTCCATCGACCCGTCGTTGTCGACGCGGACGAACACGTCCACAAGCCGGTTCCCCTTCGCATCGGACTTGACCCCCGAAGATACGGAGCTCACAATGCCGGTTTTCGTCAGCATATAGCCGTCGATGGTGAGCTGTACCGTATCGCCTTCATGGATTTGCGAAGCTTCTTCCTGAAGGAAAGGGAGCGTGACCGTCAAGTTTTGGCTGTCGGCGATGGTCGCGATTTTCGTTGTTTTGGAGACGCTGGCTCCTTCGCTGATATTGGTGGACAGGATCAGCTTGCCGCCGACCGGAGCTATGGTCTTGAGCGCCGCGGCTTGCGCCTGCAGATCCTGCATGTCCGATTCGTATTGGCTGAGCGTCAGCTTCGCTTGATCAAGCCTTGCCTCCAGATCGGAATCGTAAATCTCAAGCAGCAAATCGCCTTTTTTCACGGTTTGGTTGCGCGACAGGTTGATCGTTTTGATCATCCCTTCTTTCGGAGCGACGATGCTTTGCTGTTCCTGCGGTTCCAGCTGAGCAGTGCCGGAAATCGTCGCGCGGATGCTGCCTTTTCTCACCGTGTAGGTCGTTTCCTGCACAGCCGTTTGTTGTTTGCTTTTCAAAGGGTTTTTATACAAATAAGCGTAAGTACCGCCACCGCACGCCAGCACAGCGACCAAGGTGATGATGACTCCTTTTTTGCCGATTTTCATGGACATTT
The window above is part of the Paenibacillus hamazuiensis genome. Proteins encoded here:
- a CDS encoding Ig-like domain-containing protein; the protein is MKNRLYRRWGSVVTIIAMLFGLCGQAWAADEISRLVLSKNDLSLEIGDTYQLSATAIYVSGATENVTIKTDWQSSTPTVAGAYAGVITAKAEGTAIITATYSGKTVVVNVTVDKKVRSLTKNKTASSLRAGASDQITLMATYTDGTTANVTSKADWSTSNDGVATVSDGLITGVSSGTATVTAKYGSQVVTVAVEVDPVRRLDPDKTDLILKVGGTQQIKLMALFDNGDYEDIADKAEWSSNKENIADAFKGLITAYGTGEATITAQYGSKTASIVVSVDVAKRLDADQSDLFLRTNDSQQIKLTAVYADGTSDDVTAKATWSSDNEDVAGVDEGKVTGYSSGKATVTASYGGKSTTINVDVETPRKLEMDVTSIQLKTGNTAKIKLTATYADGTKEDVTQRASWTSDNEAVAYANKGTVTAYKAGEATITAKFGTASVQAVVDVDVARSLTLNKKSVSLRSGQSEQLTLTAILADGSKQDVTAEAEWSVDQEDVASVTNGKITTYGSGQATVTAKYGEKSAVATVVVELARKLELDATDVYLKENGSKQLKLTATFEDGTAEDVTGKADWSTDNGNVASVNKGQITGNKMGQAVVTAKYGDKTVTVTVDVATPRKLTVSKTSLDLRAGGTEQLTVTALYADGTTADVTDKAAWSVDNEDIALASKGKVTGYKSGKAVVTAAYGSRTAAVQVEVDQATTIAASKTKLNLQAGDTEQVTVTVTYPDGTTEDVTQKAEWSSKAASVADVKKGLISALDRGSATITAKYGDKTATVTVTVGEVSGLTISESKLVLQEGQSATVTLTAAFKDGKQKNVTDEAEWGTSSDKIAKVTSGTIKAYGSGKATITARYGDRSETVEVEVDMASKLSANTKLLVLEKNGQFQLVVTAMNSSLESEDVTEKAQWKTNNDKVADVTLGMVTAYGSGKATITASYGGKSVTVPVEVEVAQKLAFNKRIVYLKSGSEETLTLTATFADGTTKDVTSAAEWTSSNYTTVDVNQGTVSGVQYGKATVSAKYGGKRAFLQVTVDELKYLKASDKKLTLSVNDTKQVKLTATYKDGSEAEVNSQAAWKSTNDKVADVKDGLITVYGKGTASITAKYGGKTVSIVVIGK
- a CDS encoding efflux RND transporter periplasmic adaptor subunit, giving the protein MKIGKKGVIITLVAVLACGGGTYAYLYKNPLKSKQQTAVQETTYTVRKGSIRATISGTAQLEPQEQQSIVAPKEGMIKTINLSRNQTVKKGDLLLEIYDSDLEARLDQAKLTLSQYESDMQDLQAQAAALKTIAPVGGKLILSTNISEGASVSKTTKIATIADSQNLTVTLPFLQEEASQIHEGDTVQLTIDGYMLTKTGIVSSVSSGVKSDAKGNRLVDVFVRVDNDGSMDAGQTVKGTVTIGGLKVDSKAQGTLQYKTTVNVLAGVSGTIDHLAIKENRIVNKGELIGTIVSDTLQKDITNKQNQITQQTKTVKDLEDQMEKLKVYAPFDGIFSTDFADQKKNVLASYPVGTTIENNVALGAVASLDYLQLPIKVDELDLPKIQVGQKAEVKVDAVPGKTFQGEVTQVSTVGTVSNGVTTYTAVVTLKNTSELKYTMTATADILIQDKKDVLVVPVEAVKQRNGKRVVALKKADGTIEADHEVKIGANTSTLIEITDGLKEGDTIVIQGATQRGKLSEQEIQQMRNQFQQGNRNSGSTGGNNRSSNTGGAGAGGFGGPPPGF
- a CDS encoding ABC transporter ATP-binding protein, which codes for MSMIELKDIRKTYYRGSEELPILKSISLSVDTGEFVAIVGPSGSGKSTLMNTIGLLDVPTSGSYTLDGVATEKMSDDALAELRNRKIGFIFQQFNLLPRLTALENVELPMIYSGVPKKERRERAQQMLENLGMGARSDHRPSQLSGGQQQRVAIARALAVGPSLLLADEPTGALDSKTGQEVLELMLQLNESGNTIVLITHDLHIAEHAKRIVTIRDGLIVGDMINERQSPGKEAMEATV
- a CDS encoding PepSY-associated TM helix domain-containing protein, which translates into the protein MKKNRQLHLWIGFICSVFILVESVTGLILSEPWLVGAGKGEGGGMRPQMAVQSQAAPGGAALSANGSSGQTQGQAEGQAQSSQFAAGSPSAAAEGSAAPAARQNGEGAGVGAKAVSSLYGMIKGLHEGRVGGTNVKILADLTAIGLIFLTVSGIVLSIQTLRAQAKSRKRRKADHRLLREMEQESPA
- a CDS encoding ABC transporter permease, which codes for MKITELIQMALRTVTASWMRTLLTMLGVIIGVSSVVTLVSIGRGTSAQIEQQYENMGTNLLVVNVMNQGRATQLDYNEIMKFEGFPEINGIAPSVSSSLNVKSSVKYDTEDDSKYTVMGTNERYLSILKSTLKAGRFVTEADLDLRTNVAVLGANVVDALFGSVNPIDKTINVNGIQFTVVGTLNKKGSSLGGTSADDMVIVPLTTAQRQLGIGSIRTAYVEATSKDDITTAQNTITSFLTYKFKSSNGFRILNQDQLLTARTEAASTLTSQLVSVACISLLVGGIGIMNIMLVTVSERTREIGIRKSIGAKRRNILMQFLVEAVVISGFGGLIGLVLGVGLAKLWPLINPKQMTIISLDICMYAFLFSVLVGIIFGLYPANKASKLRPIDALRTD